The following coding sequences lie in one Pseudomonas svalbardensis genomic window:
- the bamB gene encoding outer membrane protein assembly factor BamB, with the protein MRDVIRWKHAALLALAILAAGCSSNSKKELPPAELTDFKEEVVLQKQWSRSIGDGQGESYNMLVPAIDGDTIYAADVTGVVMAMDRSNGDVKWKKDLELPVSGAVGVSYGLLLIGTVKGEIVALDAINGEEKWRARVSSEVLAPPVNNGDVVVVQTQDDRLIGLDAATGTQRWLYDSTPAVLTLRGTSAPIVTNRLAVAGLSTGKVVALDISNGVPVWEQRVAIPQGRSELERVVDIDGGLLLSGGTLYVASYQGRVAALDLESGRQLWQRDASSYAGVAQGFGSVYVSLSSGTVEGVDERSTTALWSNDSLARRQLSAPEVFSSYVAVGDMEGYLHLLSQVDGRFVGRERIDSDGLRARPLVVGDTIYLYGNSGKLEALTIK; encoded by the coding sequence ATGCGTGACGTGATTCGTTGGAAACATGCAGCATTGCTGGCTCTGGCCATATTGGCCGCGGGTTGCAGCAGCAACAGCAAAAAAGAACTGCCACCGGCCGAGTTGACCGACTTCAAAGAAGAAGTGGTTCTGCAAAAGCAGTGGAGTCGTTCGATCGGTGACGGTCAGGGCGAATCGTACAACATGCTGGTTCCGGCGATCGATGGCGATACCATCTATGCCGCCGACGTCACCGGTGTGGTGATGGCGATGGATCGCAGCAATGGCGACGTCAAATGGAAGAAAGATCTCGAACTGCCTGTTTCCGGTGCCGTCGGCGTGAGTTACGGTTTGCTCCTGATCGGTACGGTCAAGGGTGAAATCGTTGCCCTGGACGCCATCAATGGTGAAGAGAAATGGCGCGCTCGCGTGTCCAGTGAAGTCCTCGCACCGCCGGTCAACAACGGTGATGTCGTTGTCGTTCAGACTCAGGATGACCGTCTGATCGGTCTGGATGCCGCTACTGGCACCCAGCGCTGGTTGTATGACAGCACTCCAGCGGTATTGACCCTGCGCGGCACCAGCGCGCCGATCGTCACCAACCGCCTCGCGGTGGCTGGCCTGTCGACCGGTAAAGTGGTCGCTCTCGATATTTCCAACGGCGTGCCGGTGTGGGAACAACGTGTAGCAATTCCACAAGGTCGTTCGGAACTGGAGCGCGTTGTCGATATCGATGGTGGCCTGCTGCTGTCCGGCGGTACGCTGTATGTCGCCAGCTATCAGGGTCGCGTTGCGGCACTGGATCTGGAAAGCGGTCGTCAGCTCTGGCAGCGTGATGCTTCCAGCTATGCCGGTGTCGCCCAGGGTTTTGGCAGCGTCTACGTGAGCCTGTCTTCGGGCACCGTTGAAGGCGTCGACGAACGTTCCACCACAGCTTTGTGGAGCAACGATTCGCTGGCCCGTCGTCAACTGTCGGCTCCGGAAGTGTTCTCCAGCTATGTTGCTGTCGGTGATATGGAAGGTTACCTGCATCTGCTGAGCCAGGTGGACGGTCGTTTCGTCGGCCGCGAGCGCATCGACAGCGACGGCCTGCGTGCCCGTCCGCTGGTGGTGGGTGACACGATTTATCTGTATGGCAACAGTGGCAAGCTGGAAGCCCTGACCATTAAGTAA
- a CDS encoding IS4 family transposase has product MSVAQDLSAVLDFAKQPLSRLEVFTDHIPHDWITAAAALADKATIRRRRLPSDIVLWLVVGMALFRGEPIVEVARRLNICADGLANEVLLAKSGLSQARQRLGNQPVAWLFQQCANVWGYERYPQDDWHGLQVFAVDGALFRTPETSSLRDHFGSGNTSSDRQTPYPVLRLVALMNARSHIIANAAISPYRKGEIPLAKDFIESIPNHSVTLLDKGFFSADLLLSIQSTEKNRHWMIPERKGTVRTEIEHYGDGDYLVQMKVSQQARKKNPLLPEYWQVRAVTYEVAGKEKTVFTSLPASHFSAEQVATLYHERWEIELGFRDIKSSMQDNALTLRSKTVDLVYQELWGLLLAYNVVRREASQAAVAHKRAPSEVSFKFACQHIASHLVVMAGAVSPSHTPRRLDELRGSIGVLFIVKRPRPARPRAVKMSKTRYPVNRKAAPLK; this is encoded by the coding sequence ATGTCTGTTGCTCAGGATTTAAGCGCGGTTTTGGATTTTGCTAAGCAACCGCTCTCTCGCCTTGAGGTGTTCACCGATCATATTCCTCATGATTGGATCACCGCAGCGGCCGCTCTGGCGGATAAAGCCACGATCCGACGTCGGCGCTTGCCTTCGGACATAGTCCTTTGGCTGGTAGTCGGGATGGCACTTTTCAGAGGTGAGCCAATAGTCGAGGTCGCTCGCCGACTGAATATTTGTGCCGACGGTCTTGCTAATGAGGTGCTGTTAGCCAAAAGCGGGTTGTCGCAGGCGCGCCAGCGTCTGGGGAATCAGCCTGTCGCTTGGTTATTTCAACAGTGCGCCAATGTCTGGGGATACGAGCGCTACCCGCAAGATGACTGGCACGGTCTTCAAGTCTTTGCCGTCGACGGTGCCTTGTTTCGAACCCCGGAAACGTCGTCATTGCGGGACCATTTTGGCTCCGGCAATACCTCCTCCGATCGTCAAACCCCTTATCCGGTGCTGCGCCTTGTTGCGTTGATGAACGCCCGTTCTCATATCATCGCCAACGCGGCCATCAGCCCTTACCGCAAAGGGGAGATCCCGCTGGCCAAGGACTTCATCGAGAGCATACCCAACCACTCAGTGACCCTGCTGGACAAAGGGTTTTTCAGTGCGGACCTATTGTTGAGTATCCAAAGTACTGAAAAAAACCGGCATTGGATGATCCCGGAGCGTAAGGGTACTGTTCGCACGGAAATTGAACACTACGGCGATGGTGATTACCTAGTCCAGATGAAGGTCTCGCAGCAAGCGCGTAAAAAGAACCCACTGTTGCCTGAGTACTGGCAAGTACGGGCGGTCACCTACGAGGTCGCCGGGAAAGAAAAAACCGTCTTCACCTCCCTGCCAGCCTCGCACTTTAGCGCTGAGCAGGTCGCCACCCTTTATCACGAGCGATGGGAAATCGAACTGGGTTTCAGGGATATCAAAAGCTCAATGCAAGACAATGCCTTGACCCTTCGCAGCAAGACTGTAGATCTGGTGTATCAAGAATTATGGGGGCTGTTACTGGCTTATAACGTAGTGCGTCGAGAAGCCAGTCAGGCGGCTGTAGCTCATAAGCGGGCTCCCAGCGAGGTGAGTTTCAAGTTTGCCTGTCAGCACATCGCCAGCCATCTGGTGGTCATGGCCGGAGCGGTCTCGCCCTCACACACGCCAAGACGCCTGGACGAGCTTCGCGGCAGCATTGGTGTGCTCTTCATAGTAAAACGCCCCAGGCCTGCGAGGCCTAGGGCGGTGAAGATGTCAAAAACCCGGTATCCGGTTAACCGCAAGGCTGCTCCGCTTAAGTGA
- a CDS encoding pyridoxal phosphate-dependent aminotransferase, translating to MITSKLPNVGITIFTQMSQLAAQTGALNLSQGFPDFDAPQALCDAVGRHIASGHNQYSPMTGLPALRQQIAAKIARSYGVNVDADHEVTVTPGATQAIFCAIQAVIHSGDEVIVFDPAYDSYEPSVELAGGRCVHVQLGLNDFDIDFQKLGEAITPRTRMIILNTPHNPSGALISRAELDQLAALIRDRDIYVISDEVYEHLVFDGVPHVSVLNHQELYQRAFVVSSFGKTYHVTGWKTGYVVAPPALTAELRKVHQYVSFCGVTPLQYALADFMAEHPEHVEELPAFYQAKRDLFCDLLAPSRFSFTRVAGTYFQLVDYSQIRPDLNDVEMALWMTREHGVASIPISVFYQTPPEGQRLVRLCFAKREETLREAAAKLCVI from the coding sequence ATGATCACCAGTAAGCTGCCGAATGTCGGCATCACTATCTTCACTCAGATGTCTCAGCTCGCGGCGCAAACCGGGGCGCTGAACCTGTCCCAGGGTTTTCCCGATTTCGATGCGCCGCAGGCCCTGTGCGATGCGGTCGGTCGGCATATCGCCAGTGGCCACAACCAGTATTCGCCGATGACCGGCCTTCCTGCATTGCGTCAGCAGATTGCGGCGAAGATCGCCCGCAGCTACGGCGTCAATGTGGATGCCGACCATGAAGTGACAGTCACGCCCGGTGCAACTCAGGCGATCTTTTGCGCCATTCAGGCGGTTATCCACAGCGGCGACGAAGTGATTGTTTTCGATCCGGCCTACGACAGTTATGAGCCCTCAGTTGAGCTGGCCGGGGGGCGCTGCGTTCATGTGCAGTTGGGCCTGAATGACTTCGACATCGACTTCCAGAAGCTGGGTGAAGCCATTACCCCACGCACGCGGATGATCATCCTCAACACTCCACATAACCCAAGCGGCGCGCTGATCAGTCGTGCCGAGCTGGATCAACTGGCGGCTTTGATTCGCGACCGCGACATCTATGTCATCAGCGATGAGGTCTACGAACACCTGGTGTTCGATGGCGTGCCCCACGTCAGCGTGCTGAATCACCAAGAGCTGTATCAGCGAGCATTCGTGGTCAGCTCCTTCGGCAAGACCTATCACGTCACTGGCTGGAAAACCGGCTACGTGGTCGCACCGCCGGCCCTCACCGCCGAGCTGCGCAAGGTTCACCAATACGTCAGTTTCTGCGGCGTCACACCGCTGCAATATGCCTTGGCCGACTTCATGGCCGAGCACCCGGAACACGTCGAAGAACTGCCGGCTTTCTATCAGGCCAAGCGCGATCTGTTCTGCGATTTGCTGGCGCCGTCTCGCTTCAGTTTCACCCGAGTGGCCGGCACGTATTTCCAATTGGTCGATTACTCGCAGATCCGCCCGGACCTCAATGACGTCGAGATGGCGTTGTGGATGACCCGCGAACATGGCGTGGCGAGCATCCCGATCTCGGTGTTCTACCAGACCCCACCCGAAGGCCAGCGCCTGGTGCGCCTGTGCTTCGCCAAACGCGAGGAGACCCTGCGTGAAGCAGCGGCAAAACTATGCGTGATCTGA
- a CDS encoding sulfite exporter TauE/SafE family protein: MNVLELLNQWPFGATDWLVIGLGIALAYIVFGIAGFGTALVAGPILILFMPLSKIVPLLVLLDFVAAFGNLLPSQRDVAKPELLRLLPCMAVGCTLGVIFLLNLKSDVLLLLMGLFISAYAIYSLWVKTRPTQLSAGWAVPMGTVGGMFGALFGSGGFLYAIYLNSRLPKEAARATQSALISCSTVVRLSLFAVAGVYAELPLLVLALCLLPAMALGLWIGRRLTMRLSREAFVRLVTWLVLVSGIALIGRYLSA, encoded by the coding sequence ATGAATGTACTTGAGTTGTTGAACCAATGGCCATTCGGCGCTACGGACTGGCTGGTGATCGGGTTGGGCATCGCCCTGGCCTACATCGTGTTCGGCATTGCCGGTTTCGGCACTGCGTTGGTGGCCGGGCCGATATTGATCCTGTTCATGCCGCTGTCGAAGATCGTGCCGCTGTTGGTGCTGCTGGATTTCGTCGCGGCGTTCGGTAATTTGCTGCCTTCGCAGCGGGATGTGGCGAAGCCTGAGTTGTTGCGGCTGCTGCCGTGCATGGCGGTCGGCTGCACGCTGGGGGTGATTTTTCTGTTGAACCTGAAATCCGATGTGCTTTTGCTGTTGATGGGGCTGTTTATCAGCGCTTATGCGATTTACAGCTTGTGGGTCAAAACCCGGCCGACGCAATTGTCCGCCGGTTGGGCCGTGCCGATGGGCACGGTGGGCGGCATGTTCGGGGCATTGTTTGGCAGTGGCGGCTTTTTATATGCGATCTACTTGAACAGTCGCCTGCCCAAAGAGGCGGCCCGGGCGACCCAGAGTGCACTGATCAGTTGCAGCACGGTGGTGCGCTTGAGCCTGTTTGCTGTCGCGGGTGTGTATGCCGAGCTACCCTTGTTGGTCTTGGCGCTGTGTTTGTTGCCGGCCATGGCATTGGGGCTGTGGATCGGCCGGCGGTTGACCATGAGATTGTCCCGTGAGGCGTTTGTGCGGCTGGTGACCTGGTTGGTGCTGGTCAGCGGAATCGCCTTGATCGGACGATATTTGAGTGCTTGA
- a CDS encoding peptidoglycan DD-metalloendopeptidase family protein, which translates to MPRFLAPLLLLCLTFNAHADSYITRLLNKPVPGGVAVVDLGASAQAPKASYQGKPVLVVKEQNNWLAIVGVPLTVKPGTQQVSSGGRNLSFTVGNKKYPEQHITLKNKQQVNPDPENLKRIERELAEQITAYRTFSPNTPSNLLLDKPVNGPLSSKFGVRRFFNGEERNPHSGLDFAVGAGTPIKTPAAGKVILIGNYFFNGNTVFVDHGQGFISMFCHMSKIDVKVGQQLARGGVVGKVGATGRATGPHMHWNVSLNDARVDPAIFIGAFQP; encoded by the coding sequence ATGCCGCGTTTTTTAGCTCCGCTGCTGTTGCTGTGCCTGACCTTCAATGCCCACGCCGACAGTTACATCACCCGCCTGTTGAACAAACCGGTGCCGGGCGGCGTGGCCGTGGTGGATCTGGGTGCCTCTGCGCAGGCGCCGAAGGCCAGTTATCAAGGCAAGCCTGTGCTGGTGGTCAAGGAACAGAACAACTGGCTGGCGATTGTCGGTGTGCCGCTGACGGTTAAACCGGGCACGCAGCAGGTCAGCAGTGGCGGGCGGAATCTGAGTTTCACGGTCGGCAACAAGAAATACCCGGAACAGCACATCACTCTGAAGAATAAGCAGCAGGTCAACCCGGATCCGGAAAACCTCAAGCGCATTGAGCGCGAATTGGCCGAGCAGATTACTGCCTACCGCACGTTCAGCCCGAATACGCCGAGCAATTTGTTGTTGGACAAACCGGTGAACGGCCCGCTGTCGAGCAAGTTCGGCGTGCGCCGCTTCTTCAATGGTGAAGAGCGTAATCCCCACTCTGGCCTGGATTTCGCCGTCGGCGCTGGCACACCGATCAAGACCCCGGCTGCCGGCAAGGTGATCCTGATCGGCAACTATTTCTTCAACGGCAACACAGTGTTTGTCGACCATGGGCAGGGGTTTATCAGCATGTTTTGCCACATGTCGAAAATCGACGTGAAGGTTGGCCAGCAATTGGCCCGTGGTGGGGTGGTCGGGAAAGTGGGGGCCACCGGGCGGGCGACCGGGCCGCATATGCATTGGAACGTCAGCCTGAATGATGCGCGGGTTGATCCGGCTATCTTTATAGGTGCATTTCAGCCCTGA
- the leuA gene encoding 2-isopropylmalate synthase, whose translation MSMLKDPSSKYRAFPTIDIPDRTWPSKTITAAPIWCSSDLRDGNQSLIEPMDAVKKLRFWKTLVSVGVKEIEASFPAASQTDFDFVRTLIEGNHIPDDTTIQVLTQGREDLIERTFESLRGAKKAIVHLYNATSPSFRRIVFNQDKEGVKAIAVNAAKLFVKYAAQQPNTEWTFEYSPETFSATELEFAKEVCDAVIEVWNPTPEHKVILNLPATVECATPNIYADQIEWFGRHINRRDSVIISLHTHNDRGTGVAATELGLMAGADRVEGCLFGNGERTGNVDLVTVALNLYTQGIHPELDFSDIDGVRKVVEECNQIQVHPRHPYVGDLVHTAFSGSHQDAIRKGFAQQKPDALWEVPYLPIDPADIGRSYEAVIRVNSQSGKGGIAYLLEQEYGISLPRRMQIEFSQVVQRETDRLGLEMTAQQIHALLHSEYLQANTPYALVSHRLQEENGHSAVEVEVSGKGQGETNLHWRGKGNGALEALVAGLPIPVEIMDYNEHAIGSGTNAKAAAYIELRVNGERAVHGVGIDENITTASFKALFSALNRSLSQPEAKAA comes from the coding sequence ATGAGCATGCTCAAAGACCCGTCTTCGAAATACCGCGCGTTCCCGACCATCGACATCCCGGACCGCACCTGGCCGTCGAAGACCATTACCGCCGCGCCGATCTGGTGCAGCTCCGACCTTCGGGACGGTAACCAGTCGCTGATCGAGCCAATGGACGCGGTCAAGAAGCTGCGTTTCTGGAAAACCCTGGTGTCGGTCGGCGTGAAAGAAATCGAAGCGTCGTTCCCGGCGGCTTCGCAAACCGACTTCGACTTCGTGCGTACCCTGATCGAAGGCAACCACATCCCGGACGACACCACCATTCAGGTGCTGACCCAGGGCCGTGAAGACTTGATCGAGCGCACCTTCGAATCCCTGCGCGGGGCGAAGAAAGCCATCGTTCACCTGTACAACGCGACCTCCCCTTCCTTCCGCCGCATTGTCTTCAACCAGGACAAGGAAGGGGTCAAGGCCATCGCCGTGAACGCGGCCAAGCTGTTCGTCAAATATGCCGCCCAGCAGCCAAACACCGAGTGGACCTTCGAGTACTCGCCAGAAACCTTCAGCGCCACTGAGCTCGAGTTCGCCAAAGAAGTCTGCGACGCAGTCATCGAAGTCTGGAACCCGACGCCTGAGCACAAGGTGATTCTCAACCTGCCAGCCACCGTCGAATGCGCGACCCCGAACATCTATGCCGACCAGATCGAATGGTTCGGCCGGCACATCAACCGTCGTGACAGCGTGATCATCAGCCTGCACACCCACAACGACCGTGGCACTGGCGTTGCAGCTACCGAACTGGGCCTGATGGCCGGCGCCGACCGTGTCGAAGGCTGCCTGTTCGGCAACGGCGAACGTACCGGTAACGTCGACCTCGTGACCGTGGCGCTGAACCTCTACACCCAGGGCATTCACCCTGAGCTGGACTTCTCCGACATCGACGGTGTGCGCAAAGTCGTCGAAGAATGCAACCAGATCCAGGTGCACCCACGCCACCCGTACGTCGGCGACCTGGTTCACACCGCGTTCTCCGGCTCCCACCAGGACGCCATCCGCAAAGGCTTCGCCCAGCAGAAACCGGACGCCCTGTGGGAAGTACCGTACTTGCCGATCGACCCGGCCGATATCGGCCGCAGCTACGAGGCGGTGATCCGTGTCAACAGCCAGTCGGGCAAGGGCGGTATCGCTTACCTGCTGGAACAGGAATACGGCATCAGCTTGCCGCGTCGCATGCAGATCGAGTTCAGCCAGGTTGTGCAACGTGAAACCGATCGTCTGGGCCTCGAAATGACGGCTCAGCAGATCCATGCGCTGTTGCACAGCGAGTACTTGCAGGCCAACACCCCGTACGCGTTGGTCAGCCATCGCCTGCAGGAAGAAAACGGTCACAGCGCCGTGGAAGTGGAAGTCTCTGGTAAAGGTCAGGGTGAAACCAACCTGCACTGGCGTGGCAAGGGCAACGGCGCCCTGGAAGCGCTGGTGGCCGGTCTGCCGATTCCGGTTGAAATCATGGACTACAACGAACACGCCATCGGTTCGGGCACCAATGCCAAGGCGGCGGCCTACATCGAGCTGCGTGTGAACGGTGAACGTGCGGTGCACGGCGTCGGTATCGATGAAAACATCACCACCGCCAGCTTCAAGGCCCTGTTCAGCGCACTGAACCGCTCGTTGAGCCAGCCGGAAGCGAAAGCGGCGTAA
- a CDS encoding amidohydrolase translates to MRDLSALPNLNIALIQTTLAWHDRQANLEHFEPLLEQARGADLIILPEMFTTGFSMESKTLAESENGPTSKWLRVQAAKLDAVITGSVIVQAADGSHRNRLLWARPDGEVWHYDKRHLFRMAGEHNHFTPGERQVQFELKGWRVRPLICYDLRFPVWSRDAQDTDLLLYTANWPGARRQHWNRLLPARAIENLCYVAAVNRIGTDGKGFAYTGDSQVLDFQGETLLSAGEADGVFQVVLNAADLQAYRTRFPANLDADTFEFT, encoded by the coding sequence ATGCGTGATCTGAGTGCGCTACCCAATCTGAACATCGCGCTGATCCAGACCACCCTGGCGTGGCACGATCGTCAGGCCAATCTGGAGCATTTCGAGCCGTTGCTGGAACAGGCTCGCGGCGCTGACCTGATCATTTTGCCGGAGATGTTCACCACCGGTTTCTCGATGGAGTCCAAGACCCTCGCCGAATCGGAAAACGGTCCGACCAGCAAATGGCTGCGGGTTCAGGCAGCGAAACTCGATGCGGTGATCACCGGCAGCGTGATCGTCCAGGCGGCTGACGGCAGCCATCGCAATCGCCTGTTGTGGGCGCGGCCGGACGGGGAGGTGTGGCACTACGACAAGCGCCATCTGTTCCGCATGGCCGGCGAACACAACCACTTCACCCCCGGCGAGCGTCAGGTGCAGTTCGAACTCAAGGGCTGGCGAGTGCGTCCGCTGATTTGCTACGACCTGCGCTTCCCGGTCTGGAGCCGCGATGCTCAGGACACCGATTTGCTGCTGTACACCGCCAACTGGCCGGGGGCACGGCGTCAGCACTGGAACCGTTTGCTGCCAGCACGGGCGATCGAAAATCTCTGCTACGTGGCGGCTGTGAATCGCATTGGTACTGACGGCAAAGGTTTTGCGTATACCGGCGACAGCCAGGTGCTGGACTTCCAGGGGGAGACGTTACTCAGTGCGGGCGAAGCCGATGGCGTGTTTCAGGTCGTTCTGAACGCTGCAGATCTTCAGGCTTATAGAACTCGCTTTCCAGCGAATCTGGACGCCGATACCTTCGAGTTCACCTGA
- the xseA gene encoding exodeoxyribonuclease VII large subunit, giving the protein MIKDPFARLGLDREVLTVSQLNGRARVLLEDVFSNIWVEGEISNLARPASGHVYFTLKDSGAQVRCALFRQNAARVRQALKDGLAVKVRGKVSLFEGRGDYQLILDTVEPAGDGALRLAFDALKEKLSAEGLFSAERKVPLPAHPQRIGIISSPTGAVIRDIISVFRRRAPQIQLTLIPTAVQGREATAQIVRALKLADARGFDALILARGGGSLEDLWCFNEEAVARAVDACVTPIVSAVGHETDVSISDFVADVRAPTPSAAAELLAPDSSDLVRRVESLHRRLVMRIRDRLMRDRLRLEGMSRRLRHPGERLRQQAQRLDDLDMRMRRAFERSLNTRRERLIRLETRLAGQHPGRQLAMLRQRLDSLAERLPRAMREGLKSRRLQLQSQMQTLHVVSPLATLGRGYSILLDERGNAIRNAAQTHNGQRLKARLGEGELQVRVEDNHLTPVTLSLLD; this is encoded by the coding sequence ATGATTAAAGATCCCTTTGCAAGACTCGGCCTGGACCGTGAAGTCCTGACTGTCAGCCAGCTCAACGGCCGCGCGCGGGTGTTGCTCGAAGACGTGTTCAGCAACATCTGGGTCGAAGGCGAAATCTCCAACCTCGCCCGCCCTGCGTCCGGCCACGTGTATTTCACCCTCAAGGACAGCGGCGCCCAGGTGCGTTGCGCGCTGTTCCGGCAGAACGCGGCGCGAGTGCGTCAGGCATTGAAGGATGGCCTAGCGGTCAAGGTCCGCGGCAAGGTTTCGCTGTTCGAGGGCCGTGGCGACTATCAGCTGATCCTCGATACCGTGGAGCCGGCCGGTGACGGTGCGCTGCGTCTGGCCTTCGATGCGTTGAAGGAGAAACTCAGCGCCGAAGGCCTGTTCAGCGCCGAGCGCAAAGTGCCGCTGCCAGCGCATCCGCAACGCATCGGCATTATCAGCTCGCCCACCGGCGCGGTGATTCGCGACATCATCAGCGTATTCCGGCGCCGTGCGCCGCAGATCCAACTCACGTTGATCCCCACTGCCGTGCAGGGCCGCGAAGCCACTGCGCAGATTGTCCGCGCACTGAAACTGGCGGACGCCCGCGGTTTCGACGCGCTGATTCTGGCCCGCGGCGGTGGTTCACTGGAAGACCTCTGGTGCTTCAACGAAGAAGCCGTGGCCCGCGCCGTGGATGCTTGCGTGACGCCGATTGTCAGCGCCGTCGGCCATGAAACCGACGTGTCGATCAGCGACTTCGTGGCCGACGTTCGCGCCCCGACGCCTTCCGCCGCCGCCGAACTGCTCGCGCCGGATTCCAGTGACCTGGTCCGCCGGGTCGAAAGCCTGCATCGACGGCTGGTGATGCGTATCCGCGACCGCTTGATGCGTGATCGACTGCGCCTGGAAGGCATGTCTCGCCGCTTGCGCCATCCCGGCGAACGCCTGCGCCAGCAAGCGCAGCGCCTGGATGATCTGGACATGCGCATGCGCCGCGCGTTCGAACGCAGCCTCAATACCCGTCGCGAAAGGTTGATCCGTCTGGAAACCCGCCTCGCCGGGCAACATCCCGGGCGGCAACTGGCGATGCTCCGTCAGCGCCTCGACAGCCTTGCCGAACGCCTGCCCCGTGCCATGCGCGAAGGGCTCAAATCCCGTCGCCTGCAACTGCAAAGCCAGATGCAGACGCTGCATGTGGTCAGCCCTTTGGCGACCCTTGGCCGTGGCTACAGCATTTTGCTGGACGAACGCGGCAACGCGATCCGCAACGCCGCGCAAACCCACAATGGTCAGCGCCTGAAAGCCAGACTTGGCGAAGGCGAACTGCAAGTGCGGGTCGAAGACAATCACCTGACGCCTGTCACCCTTTCTTTACTGGATTGA
- the der gene encoding ribosome biogenesis GTPase Der codes for MVPVIALVGRPNVGKSTLFNRLTRTRDAIVGDLSGLTRDRQYGEAKWQGRSYILVDTGGISGDEHGMDEKMAEQSLLAIEEADVVLFLVDAKAGFTAADQMIAEHLRKRNKRSYVVANKVDNIDPEMARAEFAPLGMGHAIPIAGAHGRGITQMLEIALSTFPKDDDELEEGEEEIVAEGEEAKRIPGPSEKDGIKIAIIGRPNVGKSTLVNRMLGEDRVIVYDEPGTTRDSIYIPFERNDEKYTLIDTAGVRKRGKIHEEVEKFSVVKTLQAIKDANVVIFVMDAREGVVDHDLNLLGFAIESGRALVIAINKWDGMTPSERDFVKVELQRRLFFVDYADIHFISALHGTGVGNLYASVQNSFKSAVTRWPTNRLTTILEDAVGEHAPPMVNNRRIKLRYAHLGGANPPIIVIHGNQIEKVPKSYVRYLENTYRRVLKLVGTPIRIEFKGGENPYEGNKNSLTDRQVNKKRRMMSHHKKADKKRRDKR; via the coding sequence ATGGTTCCCGTAATCGCCCTGGTGGGCCGACCGAACGTCGGCAAGTCCACCTTGTTCAACCGCCTGACCAGGACTCGCGACGCCATCGTCGGCGACTTGTCCGGTCTGACCCGTGATCGCCAATACGGTGAGGCCAAGTGGCAAGGGCGTTCCTACATTCTGGTCGACACCGGCGGTATCTCCGGTGACGAGCACGGTATGGACGAAAAAATGGCCGAGCAGTCGCTGCTGGCCATTGAAGAAGCGGATGTCGTTCTGTTCCTGGTAGATGCCAAGGCTGGTTTTACCGCCGCCGACCAGATGATCGCCGAGCATTTGCGCAAACGTAACAAGCGTTCTTACGTGGTTGCCAACAAGGTCGACAACATCGACCCTGAAATGGCCCGCGCCGAATTCGCCCCGTTGGGCATGGGCCACGCGATTCCGATCGCCGGTGCCCACGGTCGTGGCATCACCCAGATGCTGGAAATCGCGCTGAGCACCTTCCCGAAAGACGATGACGAGCTGGAAGAAGGCGAGGAAGAGATCGTTGCCGAAGGCGAGGAAGCCAAGCGCATTCCTGGCCCGAGCGAAAAAGACGGGATCAAGATCGCGATCATCGGCCGCCCGAACGTCGGCAAGTCGACCCTGGTCAACCGTATGCTCGGTGAAGACCGGGTAATCGTTTATGACGAGCCCGGCACCACCCGCGACAGTATCTACATCCCGTTCGAGCGTAACGACGAGAAGTACACGCTGATCGACACCGCCGGTGTGCGCAAGCGCGGCAAGATCCACGAAGAAGTTGAAAAGTTCTCCGTGGTCAAGACCCTGCAAGCGATCAAAGACGCCAACGTGGTGATCTTTGTGATGGACGCCCGCGAAGGCGTGGTCGATCACGATCTCAACCTGCTGGGCTTCGCCATTGAGTCGGGTCGTGCGCTGGTGATCGCGATCAACAAGTGGGACGGCATGACGCCGAGCGAGCGCGACTTCGTGAAGGTCGAGCTGCAACGTCGACTGTTCTTCGTTGACTACGCCGACATTCACTTCATCTCGGCCCTGCACGGCACGGGCGTGGGCAACCTCTACGCCTCCGTACAGAACTCGTTCAAGTCTGCGGTCACCCGCTGGCCAACCAACCGCCTGACCACGATTCTGGAAGATGCGGTCGGTGAGCACGCGCCACCGATGGTCAACAACCGCCGGATCAAGCTGCGTTACGCCCACTTGGGTGGTGCCAACCCGCCGATCATCGTGATTCACGGTAACCAGATCGAGAAGGTGCCGAAGTCTTACGTTCGTTACCTGGAAAACACTTACCGTCGTGTCTTGAAGCTGGTCGGTACGCCGATCCGCATCGAGTTCAAGGGCGGCGAGAACCCGTACGAAGGCAACAAGAACTCGCTCACCGACCGTCAGGTCAACAAGAAGCGTCGCATGATGTCGCACCACAAGAAAGCCGACAAGAAGCGTAGAGACAAGCGCTGA